TGAATGAGAAAGCATGCATAGCACAGGAACAAAGAATATTGAATAATATTAGCCTTTCAGGAGCAGAACGTTATCAGCTCCTACTTAACACCTATCCGCAGATCGAACAGCGGCTGCCTCAAAAACACATCGCTTCCTTTTTGGGTATCACTCCCGTATTTTTAAGTCAAATCCGCAGGCAGATAATACAAAAATAGGAAGCTTACGGCTTCCTATTTTTGTATTATCTGTCCTTCCATATCGCAGCATCGTCCGTTACCGCTGTAGCTTCAATCTCTATCAAAGCATCCGGTGAAAATAGTGACGATACTTCAAAAATAGTATCTGCAGGATAAGGAGCAGTAAAATATTTAGCCCTTAGTGCCACTATCTTGTCAAAATTAGCCATGTCGCGGAGCAATATAGTAACCTTGACTACGTTTTTTAAACTTGACCCTCCGGCTCTCAACACTTTCCCGAGATTCTCAAATGCTTTATTTGCCTGTATGTCGAAATCGCCCATCCCAACCAGCTTTCCGCTATCATCTAAAGCAGTCTGCCCTGAAATAAATAACATGTCCCCTACACGATACCCCTGAGCCAAATGAAAAGGCTTATAAGTATCGGGTGATATTTTGATCTGTGAAATTTCCATCTTTTTTAAATTTTGTTTTTCGATTGTACCAGCTGTCGCTTTATTTTTTGTTTGTGCTGTGCCTGCTAATGCTCCAAGGCAACCAATAAGTACCAGACCTGTTCTGATTATGCTCTTTTTGTAAATACTCATACTTTTTAAATATTTAATAAATCTAAGTTCTTCTTTCTTTGATGACTTATGGTGGCTTCAGGCCAAAGCATGTCACGATGGAATTCAGTCACGGCCTCACCTTTAATTGTTTTAACTGGCCAGTACGGATCAGCTAAGGCAGCTTTGCCGATAGCAATTAAGTCTGCGTGATTTCCACCTAATGCTTTCTCTGCTTTGCCTAAATCATGCAGACCGCCGTTTGCAATAACAGGCAATCCGGTGATTACTTTCGCAACGTAGGCTAAAGAACATGAATCTGAAAAAAAACTATCACGTTCCCATTCACCTGTCTGGACGGCGATATGAATAAAGTCCGGACTAGCAAGCTTTACCTCTAGAAATAAGGATTTTGCTGCCTCGATACCGTCTTTCCATCGGTAGGTCAGGTCATTCACCTTCCCTTCAGAAAGCCTAAGACCAATTATAAAATCATCAGGAAGGCTATTTCTAATTCCGCCGATTATTTCAGCAACAATTCGAAACCTGTTTTTTACGTTGCCTCCGTATTGATCCGTTCTTTGATTTAATTCAGGCGTCAGGAACTGATCAAGTAAATATCCGTTTGCACCATGAATTTCTACTCCGTCAAATCCTGCCAGATATGCATTCTTAGCCGATGCAATAAAACCTGCCTTTACTGCTTCTATATCTTCAACAGACATTACCTTAGGTGTTGGAAAGTCTCCTTCACCGCCATATGCAGCCATCTTAAATCCTGCTGGCTTTACAGCTGATGAGCTGATAGTTCTGCCTGAGAATTGCGACAATGATCCGGCGTGCATAAGCTGTGCAATAAACACTGAAGAATAGTCTTTTACAGAATCTGTCACAGTCTTCCATGAACAAATTTGCGATTCGGTCACCAAGCCAGGCTGGTTTTGATAACCTCGGCTATAGCTATTATCTGTGTATAAGCCTTCTGTAATTATTACACCAAATTTCCCTTCGGCAAACGATGTATAATAGTCCTTGATTTCCTCAGTTGCAAGTCCTTCTAAATTACTGCTTACACGTGACATAGGAGCAACAACACAACGATTGTCAAGCTTTCTTCCCCATAAATCTACAGGCTGAAAAATTAAATGATTCGATATTTCCATATGATAAATTTTATATGGCAAAGTTAGATGCATGCCTATTGAACAACCATTCAATTAGTTTAAGAAAAACCGTTAAATTAGTTTAACCAACTGGCAGATATAAGTGAAGAGTAGTTAGCTATTACAGCCAGCTTTCTATCATTTTAAAGAGATTTCACTACCAATCTTGTCATTAAAATCTCTGCTGTGGCTCGCTTGTACCTCTTTTACGAATTAATACAGATATTTCGGTATCCTTAAACCAGTAGTAAGTAGTAAAAGTTAAGATCTAATAATTCTATATTGATACTAATTTAATTATTCAAAATAATCTACAATGAATTAGTCTTTCGAATTATAACGATGTAATTAATCCCTATTATATACTAAATAAATGATATAAAAGGACTTACAATTTAGATCACCCAGGCTGCTTATCTTTAAACTTGGAAGCTCATGACTAATGAATACATTTTGTTAATGTTTTATTAATATTCTTCTGCTTAATTGTTATAATTTTGCCAAAAAATCAAACCAAATAACATTCGAATGAAAAAAATTATTTTTATTTTAATTATTTTTTTATCAGCCTTAAGTCATGCTCAGGTCACAAGCTCCGCTATGTCAGGGACTGTTAAATCAAACAAGGGAGAAGTACTCCCGGGAGCAACAGTAGAAATTGTTCACAAACCAACCGGAACAAAATACTTCTCTACTACAGATTTCGACGGTGGATATGCTGCCCAAGGTTTAAAACCAGGAGGGCCTTATACTCTTAAAGTAACTTATGTTGGTTACAAAACAACAGAAATTACTGATATTAACGTTGGTCTGGGTAATAACCTAACTGTAAATGTTAAAATTGAAGAAGTCCAAAATGCTCTTGAGGAAGTCGTAATTTCGACAAAATCTAAAGGAAATTTTAATAAAGGAAGAACTGGTGCTTCTCAACAGTTCTCAAATAGAGAAATCACTGCAGTTCCGGTATTAGGAGCGCGTT
This region of uncultured Flavobacterium sp. genomic DNA includes:
- a CDS encoding RidA family protein, yielding MSIYKKSIIRTGLVLIGCLGALAGTAQTKNKATAGTIEKQNLKKMEISQIKISPDTYKPFHLAQGYRVGDMLFISGQTALDDSGKLVGMGDFDIQANKAFENLGKVLRAGGSSLKNVVKVTILLRDMANFDKIVALRAKYFTAPYPADTIFEVSSLFSPDALIEIEATAVTDDAAIWKDR
- a CDS encoding NADH:flavin oxidoreductase yields the protein MEISNHLIFQPVDLWGRKLDNRCVVAPMSRVSSNLEGLATEEIKDYYTSFAEGKFGVIITEGLYTDNSYSRGYQNQPGLVTESQICSWKTVTDSVKDYSSVFIAQLMHAGSLSQFSGRTISSSAVKPAGFKMAAYGGEGDFPTPKVMSVEDIEAVKAGFIASAKNAYLAGFDGVEIHGANGYLLDQFLTPELNQRTDQYGGNVKNRFRIVAEIIGGIRNSLPDDFIIGLRLSEGKVNDLTYRWKDGIEAAKSLFLEVKLASPDFIHIAVQTGEWERDSFFSDSCSLAYVAKVITGLPVIANGGLHDLGKAEKALGGNHADLIAIGKAALADPYWPVKTIKGEAVTEFHRDMLWPEATISHQRKKNLDLLNI